The proteins below are encoded in one region of Firmicutes bacterium HGW-Firmicutes-1:
- the aguB gene encoding N-carbamoylputrescine amidase — protein sequence MREVIVAATQMKCSSVVSENIIKAEKLIREAADKGAKIILVQELFQNLYFCQVQIEEYFKLAKSVEEDEGIIHFKKLAKELQVVLPISFFEKKHNAFYNSVAVIDADGEYLGTYRKTHIPDGPGYCEKFYFTPGDSGIKVFTTKYATIGIGICWDQWFPESARALTLQGAEIILYPTAIGSEPSKPEYDSKDHWQRVMQGHSAANIIPIIASNRVGYEKIEESEITFYGSSFITNGIGEKIAELGRTEEAVITATFDLDAIAELRSFWGFFRDRRPSMYASLLTKDGE from the coding sequence ATGAGAGAAGTAATTGTTGCCGCTACACAAATGAAATGTTCTAGTGTAGTCAGTGAGAATATAATAAAAGCTGAGAAATTAATACGAGAAGCTGCTGATAAAGGAGCAAAGATCATTCTCGTTCAAGAGCTTTTTCAAAATCTCTATTTTTGCCAAGTACAGATTGAGGAATATTTTAAGTTAGCAAAAAGTGTTGAAGAAGATGAAGGAATTATACACTTTAAAAAATTGGCAAAGGAATTACAGGTTGTATTACCAATCAGCTTTTTTGAGAAAAAGCACAATGCTTTTTATAATTCTGTTGCAGTTATAGATGCTGATGGGGAATATCTTGGAACCTATAGAAAAACGCATATTCCAGATGGTCCTGGTTATTGTGAAAAGTTTTATTTTACACCAGGAGATAGTGGAATTAAGGTTTTTACAACGAAGTATGCAACAATCGGGATTGGTATTTGTTGGGATCAATGGTTTCCTGAAAGTGCAAGAGCGTTAACTCTGCAAGGTGCAGAAATCATATTATATCCTACAGCAATAGGCTCAGAGCCTTCAAAACCAGAATATGATTCAAAGGATCATTGGCAAAGAGTAATGCAAGGACATTCAGCGGCAAATATTATTCCAATAATAGCCTCTAATAGAGTAGGATATGAGAAAATTGAAGAATCAGAAATTACCTTTTATGGTTCATCTTTTATAACGAACGGGATAGGAGAAAAAATTGCTGAGTTAGGAAGAACAGAAGAAGCAGTAATTACGGCAACCTTTGATCTAGATGCAATAGCAGAACTACGAAGCTTTTGGGGCTTTTTCCGAGATAGAAGACCATCTATGTATGCAAGTTTGTTAACGAAAGACGGAGAATAG
- a CDS encoding sporulation protein YjcZ: MFLLFFLLLFSGGSGCGGFLGGPGHGPGGGGGFGDNNIFFLLLMLMLFN, from the coding sequence ATGTTTTTGCTTTTCTTCTTGTTACTTTTTAGTGGAGGCTCGGGTTGTGGTGGGTTCTTAGGTGGTCCCGGTCATGGTCCTGGCGGTGGCGGTGGTTTTGGCGACAATAATATTTTCTTTTTACTCTTAATGTTAATGTTATTTAACTAG